The DNA segment tgaaagggtcgttCAACCCCAAAAGGGTCTGAGGCTGAGGACTAGCCCCATCTCCCTCAACCCCTTTTACTCTCACCCACCCTGGCCGTTCCATCTCCCCATGTCCCCAGGTTTCCACCAATGAGCTAACCGTATGTGCCATGTAATATGTGCTGGAATTGTATTATTACACTTTTACTGTATTGTGACCTTGTGTGAATAACACAGTTTGGACTCTCCTGGAAAATCCTATCCCCTTTgcattttggaaaaataaaaccactaactataaaaaaaaaaaaaaggacaggtAATGGAATACTAATTGATTCCCTTAATGTACCAGTGGTCCTACCCTCATACTAGGTCCGCCATTGTCATTGAGGTTGCTAAGCTTGGAATCTAGAGGGAtgatagataaaatatataaaatgtacttaacctgttataaaatatgtaaaactataATCTTTTTATAATATAAGTTGGACATCAGAAACATTATTGTTTGTTATCTGCATGCCAGGTTACTTTAAGCCAAAGGCAGGTACATTTTAGCATTCCAAAAAATGCTGTTGCCTGGAAATGCCGACAGGAGCACCAGTGACATGAAGGGGGGCGGGGGGGATTGCTgggcgccagatttaaaaattCTGGAACTGCTCCTACTGGTCCTACTATTCATTGCATTGCATTGCATTATCATTGACTACTCTTCGGCCTAGTGATTCTGATCCTACATTACCCTACCTGTGTACAGTACCTGGCTTGTGTGACTACCTGTTTACTGTACCGAACCCAGCTGTGTCTGACAATCCATTCTGCATTAACCCCTGGCATGCTGTATCATTCTTCTGTGATTCCAGCCTACATAAAACCTACGCGGGTTTTTGTACCTGTCTGAGCATTGCCTACTACCACTCCGAACTAAACTTTACCTGCCTACACccgagcctcctcactgttctTCTAAGTCCCTGTCTGCTTAGCTAGGGCCCCACTCCTTGCTAGGTGACCCAGGGCTGAAGAACCTCTGCGGTGACTGCTCATTCAATAATGGCGAATGTGACACTGCTCCAGTGGCAGCGTTCAGCCCGTAGGtggatatgcctggccacaCGCTACATGAGCAGAAAAAAGTAGCATGTAACCAAGCATATGCCGCAGGcaaaaaattattattgattcaattttatttgtcttttattactttgtatctaaatatatttctagAATAGGTAGCACTGTTATCCTGCTGGGACATTTGTTCCACTGAAGGCATATTCCCAGGCCAAACCAGGAGATGATAAAATCCGCTACCTTCAACAGAATAATGAGGCGCACCAAAATAATTTACCCAGGTAGGTTTCATGTAGGTTTCATGTAGGTAAAATTCCATATGTCATACGATTATTGTCCCCGCTTTTGAACTGTTCTGGTTGTGTATTTGGAAGCTGAGGGACACATTTACTAGTCTTAAAAGGTGATCTTATTCATATGATTCCCATATACTGTGTACCCTAACGCTTACTGTCTTTGTAGCTTTTTGTTGGTGCTTAAAGCAAGCGCCTGTTCTTTTCtatctgatttattttaattgactaATCTCATAATCAGAATTCTGAAAGAAGGggatattattcattatattattattattattatttgattttatacagTACACCCTAATGTTTAGTACTACATAGTGCtgttttatttagctttttggGCCTTTTATATTGTGTctgcatcaaaataaaaaaaatgtctaacgTTCATTGGATCTACAATACATTGCATTGCATGAGCATTTCAGGCATATGTGGGTTTATCGGGGCcacagaaagaaaagaagaaaaaaacaccaatagtCAGTTTTTAAACTAATGTTAATATTGAGTATTAAATTGAAAGACtaatttgaattttattttgtaaattgattttttttccccttaagtTTAAGAATAGTTTAAGAAgagttttgtggtttttttttcctttgccgAATTAAGGAATTAGAGACCgtattacattattttgctatttggtAAAACCTGTGCGTTTTCTTGCAATGTGTAAAGAAAATTAATTCTTttgaataaaagcatttcagatTACATGCAAAAGATAAATTAAAGGATGCATCATAGAAATATGATAGAAAATCAGCAGCCGGAACAATAGAATCAGCCACATATTACATATTGGCTTTGTTTTGGGACACCTCATTTATACCATTATATCCCTTCCTACAACAATAACAGCTTATCATAGAATGCGTATGATAAAGTTCATCCATATTACTTTTTGAGTATGTACATGATGTGAACTACAGGTTCGACACACGTTATTCTGAAGTATACATGCTCCAAGGTATAACCGTTGAACATCAAcatttttactggtaaataattgtattttaaactgtatataaatgatcaattatgatttatttttttttagcctgcCAGAAGACATGGATGAAACAAATCAGACCATGGTGCAGTATTTCATTATTAAAGGGATTTCAGATGCCCCCAGTCTCCAGTTACCCATCTTCCTCTTGATTCTAATCATTTATTTCCTAATTCTCGGTGGTAACATGACCATCTTCTTGCTCGTCTGCTCAGACTCTCAGCTGCACACTCCTATGTACTTCTTCCTATGTAACCTCTCTGTTCTAGACATGTGTTGCTCCACTGTAACATTACATTATTTACTCGTGATGTACGTAACAGGGAATAATGTCGTTTCGTTTGTCAGCTGTATGGcacaagtctttttttttgcatctttcACCAGTAATGAGCTGTTGATACTGACGGCCATGAGCTATGACCGATTCATGGCCATCTGTAATCCTTTACATTATCGAATGGTTATGAGTATGAGAATGTGTTCTGTGTTGGCTTTTGCCTCTTGGTCGCTGGGGTTTATAGAGATTATACCTTACATGGTtttaattctaaatattttctGCTACAGATCCAAtgtaattaaccattttttCTGTGATATAATGCCTGTTATAAAACTGTCCTGCAGTGACACTTCAGCCTTGGAGACGTTGATTTTCACAGAAGGATTGTTCCTTTTAAGTTTCACGCCCTTAATCCTTACGTGTATCTCCTACACCTTCATTATTGTCACCATATTGAGGATCCGTTCCAGCACCGGGAGGCGTAAAGCGTTTTACACGTGTTCCTCACACTTGACGGTCGTTATTCTCCTCTACATGTCCCTTTTCCTCCAATACCTCAGACCATTTTCAATAGACACTTTGGACTCCGGGAAACTTTTCTCTCTTGTTAACACGGTTGCTGTTCCAACATTAAACCCGGTGATTTAcagcttaaaaaataaagatgtcAAGTCTGCGGTAAAAAGAAAGCTAAAACATTGTAAATCCTAAGTGATCCGAATTCTTTGTCAGTGAATGGAGAATGAAAGTTTCATTGAGGGAAGAGgtgtatatattaattatatatatatatatatatgtgtgtgtatatatatatatgtgtgtgtatatatatatatactacagttTGGGGTCCTTGTTTTTGAGCATACATTGTTAAtaatgtaaatgactattgtgtctggaaacggctgattctTCACAGGcgtacagaggtcctttatcactcccatcactcctgtgttccaatggccctttatcactcccatcactcctgtcttccaatggccctttatcactcccatcactcctgtcttccaatggccctttatcactcccatcactcctgtgttccaatggccctttatcactcccatcactcctgtcttccaatggccctttatcactcccatcactc comes from the Spea bombifrons isolate aSpeBom1 chromosome 8, aSpeBom1.2.pri, whole genome shotgun sequence genome and includes:
- the LOC128503882 gene encoding olfactory receptor 1019-like; amino-acid sequence: MDETNQTMVQYFIIKGISDAPSLQLPIFLLILIIYFLILGGNMTIFLLVCSDSQLHTPMYFFLCNLSVLDMCCSTVTLHYLLVMYVTGNNVVSFVSCMAQVFFFASFTSNELLILTAMSYDRFMAICNPLHYRMVMSMRMCSVLAFASWSLGFIEIIPYMVLILNIFCYRSNVINHFFCDIMPVIKLSCSDTSALETLIFTEGLFLLSFTPLILTCISYTFIIVTILRIRSSTGRRKAFYTCSSHLTVVILLYMSLFLQYLRPFSIDTLDSGKLFSLVNTVAVPTLNPVIYSLKNKDVKSAVKRKLKHCKS